The Culex pipiens pallens isolate TS chromosome 2, TS_CPP_V2, whole genome shotgun sequence DNA window gaatttcatgaattttactctgtccgcgaaatcgtgaaaattcactaaccctagttatCAGGCAGGTGAAACAGGTGAAATAccatcagaaacaaacatatatTTAACATGATAAAtggaaattaaaatactaaaaatgggaCAACAAAAACATAGAACAAGCGAAGTCAAGTTTtcccaaaaacattttttttggggCTTAGAACAAACTTGTCTAGCGTTTtgctcagcttgctgtttttgcatatgggacatttatgcgaacatgagcAGTTTAGAGGGTTAACAAATGTATTATGATTTTGTAAAAACTGTTTTGTAataacaagtttttatttaattccagCTCGACACCAAGGAGGACGGCTTCGAGTGGAACGAGTACGAGCAGGGCCTGGTGCTGGGGGCGTTCTTCTGGCTGCACTGGGTCACGCAGATCCCGGGTGGCGTGCTGGCCCGCAAGTACGGCACCAAGATGGTATTCGGGGTGGCCAACGCCATCGGCTGTTGGATGTGCTTCCTGATGCCACTTGCTTCGTACTGGGATATTCGGATACTGATCTTTTTGCGGGTCGTTCAGGGTGTGATTTGCGTAGGTTTTGGAGAATTGTTGGGTAGATTTTTAAGATGattgattttggttttttttcaggGAGTAGCATGGCCTGCTATGCATCACATGGCCGGTCAGTGGATCCCACCGAACGAGCGAAGCAAGTTCATCACAGCCTACTTGGGTAGTTCGGTTGGCGTGGCTTTGAACTTCCCCCTGTTCGGGTACATAATCTCGTGGACCTCGTGGGAGTACGTGTTCCACTTCTGCGGGATCTTTGGAACAATTTGGTATTTGGCGTGGGTTGTTCTGGTGTACGATTCTCCGGCGGAACATCCCCGGATTCATCCGAAGGAACGCGAGTACATCGAGAGTTCGCTGGGCATAACGGAAAAGTCCAAGGAGCAAGATCGTCACGAAGCAACTCCGTGGAAGGAGATGATGCTTTCGAAGGCCATGTGGATGACGGTGATAGCGCAATGGGCCGGTATTTGGGGACTTTTCACGGTGATGACGCAAGCTCCGAGCTACTTCAACTACATTCACGGATGGGATATCAAGATGACAGGACTACTTTCGGGTATCCCCCATCTCTGTCGTATGATATTTGCGTACTTCTTCTCCATGATGGGAGACTACCTGCTACGGAATAATCTGATGTCCAGGACAAACGTAAGGAAGATGGGAGGTGCCTCGTGCTGTGTCCTGAATGGAATCTTCGTCCTTGGACTAGCCTACAGTGGATGCCACTCAACGGCCGCCATTTTGTTCCTTACGTTGGCCACGATGGCGCACGGTGCCGTTTCCACGGGACCGCTGGCCAACATCGTGGACATGAGTCCAAAGTACGCCGGGATTCTGCTCGGAATCAGCGGGATGATCGGAGTTATTCCGGGATTCGTGTCACCGATCATCGTGGGAATTCTCACGCTGGGAAATGTAATAATTTCTTGCTTCAATCTTGATCAAGATCTCTAATTCAACCTATTTAAATCTTCCAGCAAACGGTCAAACAGTGGGAGTACGTGTTCCTCATAACGGCCGGGATGCTCATCGTCGGAGGAATCCTGTACATGCTGTTTGCGGACTCGACGCAACAGCCCTGGAATTCGGCCACCGAAGAAGCGCTGGACGCCCGGGAACTGGTCGGCTTGAAGCTCAACGTCGAGGACGCGATGCGAGAAAAGGAACGGGAAGCGGGTGGCGGCGAAGCAGGGGGAGAACCGGTTACGGCGGAGATTATTGATGAACGCGAAGATGATCCGGCAAAAGCAGTATTAGTTAGATGAAAGTGTGTAataaaagatgtaattttgaaatgtttgtttaaaattttaatatcacATTTTGTGGATTGGTTTCTGGAATTGAGTCTTTCAACGCAATTTattagatatttaaaaaaacccaaTTCATACCTCTAGCAACTaaatgaaaaatcacttttctctGCATCTGCATGTTAATATTAAACTTTCTTGCTTTTCCGATTTAAAGCTTGTTTAACTTACCTCAAATTTACCGAAAACCACTCGCATAAATATTTACACACATGAATAACGCATAATCCTGGTCTTACACACGCCCCTCGGCGCAATtacaataatttaaataatcacAATAAGTCACAATCACCTTTCCAGCGAGCAAACACgaaccacagaaaaaaaagaagaaaaaccaACCTCCTCTCCATTGTTTTCCTTCTGCGCGGAAAAGCAACAGAATTTCCACCCTCTTCCACTCCCTAGTGGCCAAAGACACACCGGCgtggaaaattgcaaaaagagagcaaaaaaaaaatacagttgttCACCGTGGagcgcgagaaaaaaaaatcaatttacacAACGACGACTCTCTATgcaccagcagcagaagcacCGTGAAACGTACTGTGTATTtgggaaaaagaaacaggacGACATTTGTTTATGGTTTTCCATTCTTTCGCGGAGCTGAATGGAAAGGGGGAATGGGTGTTAAGTTTTAATCAAGGCTTTTTGGTagtttgtttaattgtttaaaatttcaaataaaaaaatatcaaaacatgaaaaattagaattattttaaaagagcaaaaaaaaaagttgaacaagAATTCATGAGattgtttttacaatttttgcttAGTAAAGCTTAAATTTTACCCAACTTAGCCCACCCTATCACCTCAGAGGgtggacacattttttttttcacttctcgctgctgctttttttaaattatagaatATGAAGCGATTTGCAGCTCGTGAAAATTTACACACTCTCTCGCACACCAGTTTCCACCATCCATTCTGCAACATTTCTCAGGAGATTAGAAATTTATGTGTACACTTGCATTAAACATGGAGTCGCATGTTTTGTAGTCGCCCCGCGatgggagtgtttttttctgttcgTGCTTCATTTCTGTACCTTAGGCTGTGAATTGAGTTGTAAAAAATGCCACCTCCTCTCGGTGTGGTTCCCGAAAGGATCGGAAATTGTGTTAGAGTTGGAGAAATGATGACATATTTTTGCAGACCTTTCAACTTTATTACATGTGAGATTTGAGAATTACGATGGAGGATTTCATTTCAACTTATGCAGTTTTTATTTCCTACCAAATTCCATCGTTAAtctaattaataaataaaaattaacagaaCACTCTCTCATTCCATTCTAACTctctttttccacaaaaaaaaaaccttttttaccTTTAACAATTACCTCACTTTTTTCGTTccggttttgtttaaaaaaattgccctTGCTACTCACGGATGGGTGCAGACTTTTCATTGTGCTCATTGAGGGTTGCTCACCTGGAACGTGAAAATGTGCCTTGGTTTTGGGAATTAACCTGCATTAAAGTATAATGAAGGCGTCAGTAAATTTTTAGCAAAAGGGGTTGAGAGTGAAAAAAAACAGGTAAGTTGGCATCTGTATCAAAAAGCCTGAAAATAATGATGTTCTGGAATTATTcagtttttatacaaaattgaaatgactTTAAGTAAAACTGCATCAGAATTAAGCCGAAGTCAAATTTTCGCCTCTAAACAAagtgaataatttaaaaaaattccagaagttttaaatattctgctcgttttttccaatgttttgaaaaataatattatgtTTTGTAACTAGCCTTGGCTATTAACAAAAAACTaccgaaaataattaaaaatcacaatgaaagaggaaaaaactttttcgcagaacaacaatttctaaaattcgaaCTGTTATGCTAACTTGATTTTTGTTCTTCAACTTAGATATGTTCATTTTATATTCTTCTacatttattttgttaagtAAAATGACAATAGTAAAGACATATATGTTATATGTAAATAATgcattaaaaacaattaaaacaaatcGTAGAGTaatattttgaaggaaatttacaacaaataatttgataaggctgtttcaaatctttttcatagtttatgtcccccctcccttcaaaattggtccaaaaaatttagagagcaaaaaacattttttttttcaaaaaacttcaaaatattaaaggaaaccaaccaactgaaaacaattggaaatgcattttcctgcgtttaaaatcatatttagcatggcTGAACgatcaaacatatttaaaaattttgtggaattccaatgtacagcacggcATAAAGTTTCTTTTAGCGAAAATAAATCTCTTcgatacttggatattttgaaaactaatgattgcaaaacaactgggccaaacattgaatattacgcccatttaaaatgctagtcttgatttaaaaattttcaaaatatttttttcgataaaatcggaaaatttcacgaatgtttcatgcattcacattgataatcggaccattagttgctgagatatcgtcattagaaaatggtgggttattttggtgagacttagaaaactccaattttcgtgtttctttttcttaaagcggctctatctcagcaacccgaggtccaatcttcaatgtctcttagacaattttatagcaaattttctgaacttttcaaaaaaaaaaaatgtttagaagtggtcacttatggtcactatttttaaaaattgaaaaactgcagatattttgctaaaatcaaactttcggtggctatttcttgaaaacggagccctttaacaaaaaatttgtaaagtacttttcgattgcaaattcaattttgcattaaaaaataatgtcaaacttgtttttgcatgaaacttcgactttttacaaaaatcactatttttcaaaaattcataactcggtggcagattttttgaccatgtttctctatggctcaaaagttgcggatttttgtcccctgaaacatatcaaaaaatttcgaaaataaaaaaaatacatattttgggaaattgagttttagtgaaaaaaagttgattaaaaaatctgcaaaaaaaaatccgtgtacctatattttttctcaaaaatcctcaacaatacctacaactttgccgaagacaccaaattgatcagaaaattcactcaaaagttacagctgtttgcttatttacataccatttttgtatggacagcagccaaaattgtaaggagacttgtatgggtgaaccaatgacgcaaaatagcttatttggtcatagggaaggcccccacaaagtttgagccaaataaaaaaatacaaagaaaatccatttacgggtttggtagagaattgctctattgtctaagtgtcacgattttctcatcaacaattagttcaaatcaaaaaaaggaaaatattttcggattctttggacaattttccactaggagcaGGTAAAATTAGTttgcaaataataaatattatgtgtttttgaaacataattcaaatcAATCTTCAggtttataggcattttcagtagagtaaactttaaaacaattttacctaaaattaatatgtattttgttaaaaaactaaatataatTGTTTATTTTCCTTGAAAACTATATTAGCAACCATAGTCATGGTATATCTGacgtaaaatagtagtttatgcaacaagttgcaaaaagaggattttttcagcacgagtcgtacatttatccaacgaggttcaccgagttggataaatacgaagagtgctgaaaaaatcaagttttgcaacgagttccatacaacattttttgcaattccgaaaaacacccattgagtgaaattttaagtcaaattttcatgtattttgtcaataaatcgtttaaatcaaaaaaatgttgaaaagtgttacttttcgaaacaagtgctgaaaagttcaacttttcagcacccatttcagtgctgaaaagtagaacttttcagcatttattttgaaaagtgttgctattcgattctgttatttttggtacagaaaagtaggctatttcgtcgttcaagaatgacaggaaaagtaagtagtttcacgacggaattgcaaaaataaaattaaataaatctgattttaacatgaaaaactacacagaaaaaaatatgtttatttactcgacacggaaatgAATCACATGTCAACTAAGTTGATGTAAAtatgagattcgacgtaaacggttgaatcacacgtaaaatcatgtttttacgtataatttgttgcaaatttacatcaaattgcatttaaatttaaatgtttaatgacgtgcaaaagtgttacatcataaatgatgtaacattcggaattatttttttttgtgtacgacTATCAAGGGgttactttgatagtcataaaaaatcagatttaaatcaaataaaaggaTGTTTAACGCATCTATTTTTTAAgcgctattgaaaaaaaaaatattttcagatatagtatatgtaccttgtgtggcctagtcaagtacatgttttaaaaattattacctTAAGACAAAccttattgtacgatcagtaccttgctggactcggtcgttggaaacgaccgtcGGCTCAACAACcaacgaaataggcggcggcccagatgcgggcataaaaatgtcaaaatctctccccctctcacttcgtctcaccatccagctgtagctttgttgacaaacaaacggagcacacGGTCGcgtgatggcggcatcgagccagaactaggggtgatcatgtggttaaaaatgaaacttaaaaaaaaaaaaaaaaaatttccgacttaataataaatttgcgaccatgttcaaacaattattcctgaagtcggagaagaaattaaaaatcaaaattttaatccatattatttctataacttTAACAATAGAAAAGATAGCACAATAGAAAAGGCAGAACATGCCTGAGTGtacttaacgtgaagacttccatcattgtcatgatttttcgctcaaagatataaattttgcgtcactttcaatattttgacaaaattccttcaacaagttgtttagaatagtgccctacacatgctcattccttttggtaacgattatcccattccttgtaaagttatggaaatcgttattaatcaatgattgccaactaggacgtcaatgactgtgccataaaattatataaattttgaagcacaattgatttagattaaaaattccttcagtggcttcaggatggcaacaaccggcacatgctgattcattttgatgctgaaattcgttaaattgaatttaatacagaatattttatagtgatgatcaaatttcttcgaaaatgatcaacggcttcaccttaaattaaaaaaatgattcgaaAATATAAGTTCATCCCCCCAAAACCTGCATAATCCAATTTTGGAATTCTCCAAGCACCAATTACGATCTCGGTTACAAAGCTTCCCCCACAAACAAACACCTTTCGATAACAAAACCCACAAATTCCGCCCAAATCCTCCCTAAAATGTTTCtctttgtgtatgtgtgtgtgaagtatttgcaaatttgaatgAACACACACGCTCGCATGCATGGCTGTATGCAAACAAATCAATTATACTGTTTGATATTTGATTTATACCTCACTGATGCTCCATTATTCATGCGACCGACCTCGGCCGGGCCACcccccaaaagaaaaaaaaggaagtTCCGTCGGAAGGGACGACGGCCAAAATCGGATTCCGCCCGGGCCTGATGTCCCAATCCGTTCCAGTACCGGAGGTTATGAATACGAATGAATATCAACCGAAATTTGTAAccatattaaattttattccagCCATAATTCGCATCCGCAGtcagctcgtttttttttcgtcgtccTTCGTCTTTTTTTTCTAGGGTTTGTGCATGTGAGTATTTGCGGACGTAAATATCCCAGAGGAACTccaaattttgtgtattttaagtgaataaaaaaatacgagccCCGGCTTCAATTttgcgtttgtttgtttgcatgcGAGTGTGTGTACGGAACAGCAAGGACAGTACACGTGAGCACGTGAGCTTTGTTTCCCCGCACAACGATTTTGTGGTCCAGTTTTCCGCCCTTCGAATTTTGCGCGAGTTTCGGAAGTGCTGGGAAAATCGGAAAACTCCCCCCTCTCCCCTCTCTCTCCTGAATTCATATGACTGTTGCGTAATGGAATTTCAGAAGACTGCTGTTAAAAAGGTAGTCTCCCCTTTAAAGCAGGTTCATAAATTTCAACTCCAGAGGAAAACCCCTTTTCTTAAGATGTTGGGAgaaatgtatgttttgaaagGTTTGTTGGCTCGATCCAGGGTCATCCTTCAATGGATCTGGTGAAAGGTTGCTTTCGGCAGAAGGTGAAAAGGGGGCTTTAGGAACTTTATTGGAAAGCATTTAATTTTACCTAGTGATTTATTCCTTTATAAACTCTTGGTAAAGGTTATACATATTGCAGTTTCTTGGAAACTATATGTTTAGggaatacacagtaaaaagctatgtaaaattggaatgtgttattttggaaggttgaatattaactaCTGGGCGATTTGACGTAATCTATtcattttaggttaaaattttaaaaaaaaacacacacacacacagtagtTGATAGCCCTGGTTTTTACGATAACAACAATACTcatcttactgaggaaaggctataaaatcactagaaaaataaacttcataTTTGACATCCCAGACCCagcttcacgtatacatatcgaatcAGGACCAAAATcagagcaaatgtctgtgtgtgtgtgttgggatgttgatcaaaaaatgtcactcgattatatCGGCTGAACCGATtcggttgaatattacttcttttatgatgtaattttacctaagcttagtttgaaaaagtgacattacaccagataagtggtaaaattacacattttcagaggtaaaattatgcaatttctttgacataaaaaatgtaccgcttcccagatgttatattgccatattttttttactgtgttgaaaatctgacaaccctatcaaaacttagtgtgaggaaggcaccaaccaccttatggGATTACCTgagtaacattttttaacaccattgcaaaacacttttttgaaagacGCATTTGGACATTAAGTGACCTACCCTTATACACATGTTTAAAAAtaggaatattttgaaaagacggtttccacgcgaaatcgaccataaaaatacgattttgaaccggaccatttccgatcttaatgaaacttgctggatcgtttgtcctactcaaatcaaAAACTCCTGTGCACTCAGTTTAGTAATTCACAATGGCGTTTGAGTTTTAGGAattctttttgttttaaattattggtaattacgtttaatttgaaaaaatcatatctttggaagcagattttcaaaaaatcgatcgaaagtgtgttttaacgaaaatcgtgcgctcttttcaatgacaatatttccaaaagccgaaactttcattttcgatcaaaaaacagccaaaaatcaaattttcttcgaATATCAGGCTGAATGCAccctttgattcaaattttaccATTACCATTATCAAGAGCGGACAATTTCCCACTTTTCTTCcatagacaccaagttggagcgaaagcgttttcgaaaaataataaaccttttttcgtttttttgcaactaaattacatgttttatggcaaattttgtaacagatcccatttttaaacataacataaagttctgcttccgtgtttttgagtttttccttgACATATCAGTTTGaaatacatataaaaggaacgaaataatgactaaagataaccaaaaaaggtgcacttaaggtaacatttcctgaaccacttttattatggaaaaatgtttatctcactCGGCAGTGTTGTTAATACCTGCAAAACAGTTTGTTTacctgttttttttccaaatttatctgGAAACATCAACTTTATTCGTTTTCATCAAAACTGTTTGCGTAGATTTGAAGCTAATTACATCCAGAATAAATTTGTAGAATAAACATGCTATTTCATCAAATCTCTGAAAAGTTACAACAATATTTGTATAGAAAAGTTGCAAATTGTAAATTTCTGTAGGTTTTCGTCCTACTATTACTTAAATTATTCTCAGGATGACAAATCAAAACCCTGTgttggattttaattttattataattgcagggaaaaaaacacgtttacaaattattgaacatcTTACAAAATTCTGCTAAGCGACTTACAACAATTTTCTAGGCAAACGGCATGGCCAAACTCTAAGGTGCTCGGATCGGCTTCAAATCTTCGGGATTCTCTACCCAAAGTagttttatacataatttttgttaggtaATTGGGTGGTTCCAGGCACGTCAGGGTGTGCTTTAAAATGGCAATTATggtgattttgcaaaaaaaaaacacatatttccaAAAACAACTTGACATTGTTTCAACCAACTTAAGTTATCCGGTTTGTACAagaaaagtgataaaattggctttcaaggaaaaatccGCATGAGTTCAGTTTAAACGGCGTTTGACaatgattatcaaaaaaaatgtcatctttGAACCGCCCTGACGCGACAGGAATCACCCtaagaccaaaaaaaaaataggaaaaaaactattttgcagGTATTAACAAAACTGCCGagtgagataaacatttttccataataaaagtGGTTCAGGAAATGTTACCTTAAGTGCACCTTTTTTGGTTATCTTTAGTCATTATTTCGTTCCTTTAATATGTATTTTAAACTGATACGTcaaggaaaaactcaaaaacacggaagcagaacaacatgaaaaaagtaatgaaaaaaaaaagcacaaGAATTTGCACAACACACAACGTTTAATGCactgttgaaaaaactttctctaatttttgtttttcaaatatgaaACATGGTTAATAAAAGATTATTTGGTCTAAACATTATTCAGTTTATTCCACATAAATGTTGAGCATTATTTCGTTCAGGCTGCTGTTGAGTAAACTATTCTCATGTGATTTGTTTGCTActgtaatattgaaaaattcaattcacTCAAGGCTCTTGTTAACATTGCACGATTTTaatagaatgaaaaaaaaaaaaaaaacgtcatcaAAAACATGAGCTTGTACTAAAAGTTTACAACATTGACAGAGCGTTCTTTTATCTTCCTGTATATGGAAAAACTTTACCACTATAAAAACGACGACATCGCCCTCAAAACCAACAGCCAACAtgaaaaacaaagcaaaaaaaaaagaatccgcAGCAAACTCATTCTCATTCTTTGCTATCTTTCCCGGGCAGAGGGTCCCCAAGAGGGTCTCCCGAGAATGCCTCCAACCTAACATTCCTCCCCTTACGCCAAGCTGGTCCTTGCTTCAGCCTTCTCTCCTTCCAACGAGAAGCAGTGTGCAGCAACACATATAAATAAGTAAAACGTTGGGGCGTTTTGGGCTGGAGCTCCTCCCACATTTCAACGCCTGTGCgctgacgtcgtcgtcgtcgtcgttgtgagTAGCACTGTGAGTGAGCGTGAGAAGTGTCGTGTGCAACCACGTGGAAATCGAGGCACATAGCCAGCCAGCATAGAGTATGTGTTTGTGCTTTGGTTGGTGGAAAAAGAAAAGATTTCGTTACTTTGGTGTGATTAGAagattggaaaaaaagttgtgatatttttgcttagtgaatttgtaaaaaaaataaactactaaaatttttattctatttGTGCTTGTTAGAAATAAAGTGCTAAGTTAATTGATAAGCAATCATTTCAATTGAATTTCTgagttaaataaataatatatttcaTGAAGCACTTTTTTTTATCCTACAGGACTGATGTTTCCACAGTATGTTAAATGTATATTTCCAGTAATTTGTTTTAAGTTCCTGTtcagatttgttttaaattatcccatttctagtttttgttccaccccttcaaaattttcttaGAAATTCCGGGGGCAATGAAGAATCAttgcaaacaaaataaattaaaaatttcgttaataaacttttattattgattgaaaatatttagaatatttcACCTTTCCTTTGACTtcgataaaataaataaaattattttctctCGTTGAAACAAAATTCAACATGTCTGAAATGTCGTTGTCACACCATTCTTGCAATAGTATAACGTTATTGAAATTGTTAACAACAATGCCTGCAACTTTTAAACATTACTTTTATCACATTTTTACATTGAATGCTTTAACATATGTTTAATTGtaattattttcatgtttttaaaaaagttacttaaaccttaaaaataattattttttcattgatgcataaaaaaatgtatcaattggTAATCTTCAAACTGGCATTGCTTCATTATTTACTACAGAGCAC harbors:
- the LOC120416859 gene encoding sialin, translated to MGKEPKVYARTVLWYLVFVGFAVNYMIRINMNITIVTMVKQAGRKSSSASSEEIANGTSVDRVQRKVYACYVERNRSDFIAEDLAKSSAMALLQSEPKVQSPEKWLLKLLKLDTKEDGFEWNEYEQGLVLGAFFWLHWVTQIPGGVLARKYGTKMVFGVANAIGCWMCFLMPLASYWDIRILIFLRVVQGVICGVAWPAMHHMAGQWIPPNERSKFITAYLGSSVGVALNFPLFGYIISWTSWEYVFHFCGIFGTIWYLAWVVLVYDSPAEHPRIHPKEREYIESSLGITEKSKEQDRHEATPWKEMMLSKAMWMTVIAQWAGIWGLFTVMTQAPSYFNYIHGWDIKMTGLLSGIPHLCRMIFAYFFSMMGDYLLRNNLMSRTNVRKMGGASCCVLNGIFVLGLAYSGCHSTAAILFLTLATMAHGAVSTGPLANIVDMSPKYAGILLGISGMIGVIPGFVSPIIVGILTLGNQTVKQWEYVFLITAGMLIVGGILYMLFADSTQQPWNSATEEALDARELVGLKLNVEDAMREKEREAGGGEAGGEPVTAEIIDEREDDPAKAVLVR